In Curtobacterium sp. L6-1, a genomic segment contains:
- a CDS encoding transglycosylase family protein, whose product MKNHTRTRALVGGLAFAGIAATGVGLAAAPASAASGSTWDALAACESSGNWAANTGNGYYGGLQFTQSTWAANGGSGSPAGASRETQIAVAENVLASQGWGAWPACSAKLGLSGTSGAAPAPVAQPAAPAPAAPAPQAPAQQAPAQQAAPAPKAATAPKAAPSTPAPSATSSKPAAVETSGKTYKIASGDTLDTIATKLGIEGGWKQLWAANTSTIDDANLIYAGQTLQLPA is encoded by the coding sequence ATGAAGAACCACACCCGAACCCGCGCCCTCGTCGGCGGACTCGCCTTCGCCGGCATCGCCGCGACGGGCGTCGGTCTCGCAGCTGCACCGGCCAGCGCGGCCAGCGGCTCGACCTGGGATGCCCTGGCAGCCTGCGAGTCCAGCGGCAACTGGGCCGCGAACACCGGCAACGGCTACTACGGCGGTCTGCAGTTCACGCAGAGCACCTGGGCCGCCAACGGTGGCTCCGGCAGCCCGGCCGGCGCCAGCCGCGAGACGCAGATCGCCGTGGCCGAGAACGTCCTCGCCTCGCAGGGCTGGGGCGCCTGGCCCGCGTGCTCGGCGAAGCTCGGCCTGAGCGGCACGTCCGGTGCAGCCCCGGCTCCGGTCGCGCAGCCCGCGGCCCCCGCCCCGGCGGCTCCCGCGCCGCAGGCCCCGGCGCAGCAGGCCCCCGCGCAGCAGGCGGCTCCCGCCCCGAAGGCGGCGACCGCCCCGAAGGCGGCACCGAGCACGCCGGCTCCGTCGGCAACCTCGAGCAAGCCGGCCGCGGTCGAGACGAGCGGCAAGACGTACAAGATCGCGTCGGGCGACACGCTCGACACGATCGCCACGAAGCTCGGCATCGAGGGTGGCTGGAAGCAGCTGTGGGCGGCGAACACGTCGACCATCGACGACGCCAACCTCATCTACGCGGGGCAGACCCTGCAGCTCCCGGCCTGA
- the rlmC gene encoding 23S rRNA (uracil(747)-C(5))-methyltransferase RlmC, whose translation MQCDYFDRGVCRSCTLMGQPYGDQVLDKELRTRELLHDAVEAAGGPGAVEWLPAVTSPESGYRNKAKMVVGGSVQHPTVGILDDRQRGVDLRHCGICTPGIRQALPALAAFVSSAGLIPYDVAQRRGELKFVLVTESPDGDLMVRFVLRSEGQLPRLREHLDALRLAVPRAVVVTANLLPEHKAVTEGEREVVLTEQQTLPMRLGPVTMHLRPQSFFQTNTAVATQLYAQASAWIDEVDPSSMWDLYCGVGGFALHAARPGRAVTGIETSREAIVSAKQSAREAGLSDVRFAADDATAHALRARPGSTPELVVVNPPRRGIGGELAGWFETSDVRHVVYSSCNPVTLARDLAAMPSFRLRRARVLDMFPQTGHLEAVTLLSRD comes from the coding sequence ATGCAGTGCGACTACTTCGACCGCGGGGTGTGCCGGTCGTGCACGCTCATGGGCCAGCCCTACGGGGACCAGGTCCTCGACAAGGAACTCCGCACGCGTGAGCTCCTGCACGACGCCGTCGAGGCGGCCGGTGGTCCGGGTGCCGTCGAGTGGCTGCCGGCAGTGACGAGCCCCGAGTCGGGGTACCGGAACAAGGCGAAGATGGTCGTCGGCGGATCGGTCCAGCACCCGACCGTCGGCATCCTCGACGACCGACAGCGCGGGGTCGACCTCCGCCACTGCGGCATCTGCACCCCGGGCATCCGGCAGGCGCTCCCGGCGCTCGCCGCGTTCGTCTCGTCCGCCGGGCTCATCCCGTACGACGTGGCGCAGCGCCGCGGCGAGCTCAAGTTCGTGCTCGTCACCGAGTCCCCGGACGGCGACCTCATGGTGCGGTTCGTCCTCCGCTCCGAGGGGCAGCTCCCACGGCTCCGCGAGCACCTCGACGCCCTCCGCCTGGCCGTGCCACGGGCGGTCGTCGTGACGGCGAACCTGCTGCCGGAGCACAAGGCCGTCACCGAGGGCGAGCGGGAGGTCGTCCTCACCGAGCAGCAGACGCTGCCGATGCGGCTCGGCCCGGTCACCATGCACCTGCGTCCGCAGAGCTTCTTCCAGACGAACACCGCCGTCGCGACGCAGTTGTACGCGCAGGCGTCGGCGTGGATCGACGAGGTCGACCCGTCCTCGATGTGGGACCTGTACTGCGGCGTCGGCGGCTTCGCCCTGCACGCGGCACGTCCCGGTCGCGCGGTCACCGGCATCGAGACGAGTCGTGAGGCGATCGTCTCCGCGAAGCAGTCCGCGCGCGAGGCCGGGCTGTCCGACGTCCGGTTCGCGGCCGACGACGCCACCGCCCACGCCCTCCGCGCCCGACCCGGCAGCACCCCGGAGCTCGTGGTCGTGAACCCGCCACGACGGGGGATCGGTGGCGAGCTGGCCGGCTGGTTCGAGACCTCGGACGTCCGGCACGTCGTGTACTCGAGCTGCAACCCGGTCACCCTCGCGCGGGACCTGGCGGCGATGCCGTCCTTCCGCCTGCGTCGTGCGCGCGTGCTCGACATGTTCCCGCAGACCGGGCACCTCGAGGCCGTCACGTTGCTCTCGCGGGACTGA
- a CDS encoding SMP-30/gluconolactonase/LRE family protein: protein MPAPSLTDLVPDPTALETLDAGSTWAEGPCWIPATRTLRWSDIPGDRVLQWSAADGAVSEYATGVEFTNGRTLDPDGSVVQCSHGLRRVERDRDGAVTPITTSWGAVRYNSPNDVVVARDGSVWFTDPAYGITQPREGHPGVREYGDHWVFRCGPDGQDLRPVVVDVDEPNGLAFSPDERVLYVASSDGDRPVIRAYDVSTEPAADGADATDVRPVRVKGGRDLVCFGPGEGVPDGIRGRIWSSSAIGVLVHEPDGTRIGTIPVPEVVANLCFGGDDGRTLFVTATTSLRRIRTTTRDAARR, encoded by the coding sequence GTGCCCGCGCCGAGCCTCACCGACCTCGTCCCCGACCCGACCGCGCTCGAGACGCTCGACGCCGGCAGCACGTGGGCGGAGGGACCGTGCTGGATCCCCGCCACCCGGACGCTCCGCTGGTCCGACATCCCCGGGGACCGCGTCCTGCAGTGGTCGGCGGCGGACGGCGCCGTCTCGGAGTACGCCACGGGGGTCGAGTTCACCAACGGCCGCACCCTCGACCCGGACGGCTCGGTGGTGCAGTGCTCGCACGGGCTCCGGCGGGTCGAGCGCGACCGGGACGGCGCCGTCACGCCGATCACCACGAGCTGGGGTGCCGTCCGCTACAACTCCCCGAACGACGTCGTCGTCGCGCGGGACGGCAGCGTGTGGTTCACCGACCCCGCGTACGGCATCACGCAGCCGCGCGAGGGGCACCCCGGCGTGCGCGAGTACGGCGACCACTGGGTGTTCCGCTGCGGCCCGGACGGCCAGGACCTCCGGCCGGTGGTGGTCGACGTCGACGAGCCGAACGGCCTCGCGTTCTCGCCGGACGAACGGGTCCTGTACGTGGCGAGCTCGGACGGCGACCGACCGGTGATCCGGGCCTACGACGTGTCGACCGAGCCCGCCGCCGACGGCGCCGACGCGACCGACGTGCGCCCGGTGCGGGTGAAGGGCGGCCGCGACCTCGTGTGCTTCGGCCCCGGCGAGGGCGTCCCGGACGGCATCCGGGGGCGGATCTGGTCGTCCTCGGCGATCGGGGTCCTCGTGCACGAGCCGGACGGCACCCGCATCGGGACGATCCCCGTCCCCGAGGTCGTCGCGAACCTCTGCTTCGGTGGGGACGACGGCAGGACCCTCTTCGTCACGGCGACCACCTCGCTCCGCCGCATCCGCACCACCACGAGGGACGCCGCCCGGCGCTGA
- a CDS encoding DedA family protein: MDAAEQVVLQLVGTPWAFLAVGLVLAVGSIVVFLPSQAMVVAIGTLLVGGQGGIVPVALLVVAATIGMVLGDLGLFHLARSADLGARSWFTRPKVRKARESIDERYRAAPGRIAVLGRFIPMGRLTTNLVAADSGLDVRRFLRSCLLADAVWAAYCVGIAAATGGWSRDQPFLVTVLAVVASILLGLGISAVEKAVRRRSEAAAAA; encoded by the coding sequence GTGGACGCAGCAGAACAGGTGGTGCTGCAGCTCGTCGGCACCCCGTGGGCGTTCCTCGCCGTCGGCCTGGTGCTCGCGGTCGGCAGCATCGTGGTCTTCCTGCCGAGCCAGGCCATGGTCGTCGCGATCGGCACCCTGCTCGTCGGCGGCCAGGGCGGGATCGTGCCCGTCGCGCTCCTCGTCGTCGCCGCCACGATCGGGATGGTGCTCGGCGACCTCGGGCTGTTCCACCTGGCGCGGTCGGCCGACCTCGGCGCACGGTCCTGGTTCACCCGGCCGAAGGTGCGGAAGGCGCGGGAGTCCATCGACGAGCGGTACCGCGCGGCTCCCGGACGCATCGCCGTCCTCGGCCGGTTCATCCCGATGGGCCGGCTCACCACGAACCTCGTCGCGGCCGACAGCGGGCTCGACGTCCGGCGCTTCCTGCGCAGTTGCCTGCTCGCGGACGCGGTGTGGGCGGCGTACTGCGTCGGCATCGCGGCGGCGACCGGCGGGTGGAGCCGCGACCAGCCCTTCCTCGTGACGGTGCTCGCGGTCGTGGCCTCGATCCTGCTCGGCCTCGGCATCTCCGCGGTCGAGAAGGCGGTCCGGCGGCGGAGCGAGGCGGCAGCGGCGGCCTGA
- a CDS encoding Na+/H+ antiporter subunit A produces the protein MFTVLIAFGVVALVVPALTPLLGRRVFFVAALAPAAAAVLTLTQTASALGDGVTERVRWIPQLALDLAFRVDALSWVLALVVTGVGALVLVYCASYFADDEPGLGRFAGVLTAFAGSMYGLVIADDVIVLFVLWEATTVFSYLLIGHDAVKRASRAAAMQALVVTTAGGLAMLAGLVVISVAAGTTSLSGIVAAPPTGTAVSVSVVLVLVGALTKSAIVPFHFWLPAAMAAPTPVSAYLHAAAMVKAGIYLVARLAPAFALLDGWRETVTVLGVLGMLVGGYRALRQTDLKLLLAYGTVAQLGFLLLAAGWGAPEIALGGVVLLVAHATFKSTLFLVVGTVDHVAGTRDLGKLSGVGRRLPCLAAVAVLALASMSGIPPLIGFVAKEAVLTGLVEELHGPDALWAWTALVGATVGSVLTVAYSCRFLWGTFARKPGVPQTEPHALHGTWVVPSLLGVTGLVLGLATPFVAHGFESAGEAARHGSGEVPHLALWHGLEPALGISALTLVGGVVLFLLRTRVEAVQHRLAGSPSASGNYRRLMRGLDRFATWLTASLQRGSLPYYLTVILSVFVAGALANLVVGGPWAFHVRFADTWGQLPVIIVMSFAAIAVLAAKTRFAAAVLVGVTGYGTSILFLLHGAVDLALTQLVVETVTLIAFVLVLRRLPPRIGTANPSRFRVLRALFAALAGLTLAVVVIVAASARTARPLWPDLPALTSSFGHGLNVVNVALVDLRGWDTLGELTVVVAAATGVASLIFVRSREDTLPRLRDMPASVANGDDRADGEPRAWLPTSAAIPTGRSALLDIVVRLLFHGLVVLSLYLLFAGHNSAGGGFAGGLVAGIALAARYLAGGPAELGAAAPIRAGRLLGLGVATAAVTAIVPMFFGKEALYSEFFEATVPVLGHVEFVTATFFDIGVYLVVVGLVLDVLRSLGAEVDRQRIEDRRVPAADTSEGPA, from the coding sequence GTGTTCACCGTCCTCATCGCGTTCGGCGTCGTCGCACTCGTCGTCCCCGCACTCACCCCCCTGCTGGGGCGACGCGTCTTCTTCGTCGCCGCCCTCGCCCCCGCGGCAGCCGCCGTGCTCACGCTCACCCAGACCGCCTCGGCGCTCGGGGACGGGGTCACCGAGCGGGTGCGCTGGATCCCACAGCTCGCCCTCGACCTCGCGTTCCGCGTCGACGCCCTGTCGTGGGTGCTCGCGCTCGTCGTCACCGGGGTCGGCGCGCTCGTGCTCGTCTACTGCGCGTCGTACTTCGCGGACGACGAGCCCGGACTCGGTCGGTTCGCCGGGGTCCTGACCGCGTTCGCCGGGTCGATGTACGGCCTGGTGATCGCCGACGACGTCATCGTGCTGTTCGTCCTCTGGGAGGCCACGACGGTCTTCTCCTACCTGCTCATCGGGCACGACGCCGTGAAGCGCGCCAGCCGGGCCGCCGCGATGCAGGCACTCGTCGTGACCACCGCCGGCGGCCTCGCGATGCTGGCGGGCCTCGTGGTGATCTCGGTCGCCGCCGGGACGACCTCGCTGTCCGGCATCGTCGCCGCGCCGCCGACCGGCACCGCCGTCTCGGTGTCCGTCGTGCTCGTGCTCGTCGGCGCCCTGACGAAGTCCGCGATCGTGCCGTTCCACTTCTGGCTGCCGGCCGCGATGGCCGCGCCCACCCCGGTCAGCGCCTACCTGCACGCCGCCGCCATGGTGAAGGCGGGCATCTACCTGGTCGCCCGCCTCGCCCCGGCGTTCGCCCTGCTCGACGGCTGGCGGGAGACCGTCACGGTGCTCGGCGTGCTCGGCATGCTCGTCGGCGGGTACCGGGCGCTCCGGCAGACCGACCTCAAGCTGCTGCTCGCCTACGGCACGGTCGCCCAGCTCGGGTTCCTGCTGCTCGCCGCGGGCTGGGGTGCGCCGGAGATCGCCCTCGGCGGCGTCGTCCTGCTCGTCGCGCACGCCACGTTCAAGTCGACGCTGTTCCTGGTCGTCGGCACGGTCGACCACGTCGCCGGCACCCGCGACCTCGGGAAGCTCAGCGGGGTCGGCCGACGGCTGCCCTGCCTGGCCGCGGTCGCCGTGCTCGCCCTCGCGTCGATGTCGGGGATCCCACCGCTCATCGGCTTCGTCGCGAAGGAGGCCGTGCTCACCGGGCTCGTCGAGGAGCTGCACGGCCCCGACGCGCTGTGGGCGTGGACGGCCCTCGTCGGTGCCACGGTCGGCTCGGTCCTGACGGTGGCCTACTCGTGCCGGTTCCTCTGGGGCACCTTCGCCCGCAAGCCCGGTGTCCCGCAGACCGAGCCGCACGCCCTGCACGGCACGTGGGTCGTCCCCTCGCTGCTCGGCGTCACGGGGCTCGTGCTCGGCCTCGCGACCCCGTTCGTCGCGCACGGCTTCGAGTCCGCCGGCGAGGCCGCACGACACGGCAGCGGCGAGGTCCCGCACCTGGCGCTCTGGCACGGTCTCGAGCCGGCGCTCGGCATCTCGGCGCTGACCCTCGTCGGCGGTGTCGTCCTGTTCCTGCTCCGCACCCGGGTCGAGGCCGTGCAGCACCGGTTGGCCGGGTCCCCCTCAGCGTCGGGCAACTACCGCCGGCTCATGCGCGGGCTCGACCGGTTCGCCACGTGGCTCACCGCGAGCCTGCAGCGCGGGTCCCTGCCGTACTACCTCACCGTGATCCTGTCGGTCTTCGTCGCCGGGGCGCTCGCCAACCTCGTCGTCGGCGGTCCGTGGGCGTTCCACGTCCGGTTCGCGGACACGTGGGGCCAGCTGCCCGTCATCATCGTGATGTCCTTCGCCGCGATCGCCGTGCTGGCTGCCAAGACCCGCTTCGCCGCGGCGGTGCTCGTCGGCGTCACCGGCTACGGGACGTCGATCCTGTTCCTGCTGCACGGCGCCGTCGACCTCGCGCTCACCCAGCTCGTCGTCGAGACCGTCACGCTCATCGCCTTCGTGCTCGTGCTCCGGCGCCTGCCCCCGCGGATCGGGACCGCCAACCCCTCGCGCTTCCGGGTGCTCCGGGCGCTGTTCGCCGCCCTCGCCGGGCTGACGCTCGCGGTCGTCGTGATCGTCGCCGCCTCCGCCCGCACCGCCCGACCACTGTGGCCGGACCTGCCCGCGCTCACCAGCTCGTTCGGGCACGGCCTCAACGTCGTCAACGTCGCCCTGGTCGACCTGCGCGGCTGGGATACCCTCGGCGAGCTCACCGTCGTCGTCGCCGCGGCCACCGGTGTCGCGAGCCTCATCTTCGTGCGGTCGCGCGAGGACACGCTGCCCCGCCTGCGGGACATGCCGGCCTCGGTCGCGAACGGGGACGACCGGGCCGACGGCGAGCCGCGCGCCTGGCTGCCGACGAGCGCGGCGATCCCGACCGGACGCTCCGCCCTGCTCGACATCGTCGTGCGCCTGCTGTTCCACGGCCTCGTCGTGCTCTCGCTCTACCTGCTGTTCGCCGGGCACAACTCGGCGGGCGGCGGCTTCGCGGGCGGGCTCGTCGCGGGCATCGCGCTGGCCGCACGCTACCTCGCCGGCGGTCCGGCCGAGCTCGGTGCCGCCGCACCCATCCGCGCGGGTCGCCTGCTCGGGCTCGGCGTCGCGACCGCGGCCGTCACGGCGATCGTCCCGATGTTCTTCGGCAAGGAGGCGCTGTACTCGGAGTTCTTCGAGGCAACCGTCCCCGTGCTCGGCCACGTCGAGTTCGTCACCGCCACCTTCTTCGACATCGGCGTGTACCTCGTCGTCGTCGGGCTCGTGCTCGACGTCCTCCGCTCCCTCGGGGCCGAGGTCGACCGCCAGCGCATCGAGGACCGCCGCGTCCCCGCCGCCGACACCTCGGAGGGACCCGCATGA
- a CDS encoding Na(+)/H(+) antiporter subunit C: MTVTLVLVIAMAVLFSCGVYLLLERSLTRMLLGFLLLGNALNLLLLTMSGAAGDPPIGGSAEGITDPLPQAFALTAIVITFAVSAFLLALIHRSWRLSRADEVEVDEADVAIRHREDPADDDPELAEEDDPATHHDPKAPEDADDPHGTQPDTDREQAHR, translated from the coding sequence ATGACCGTCACCCTCGTCCTCGTGATCGCGATGGCCGTGCTCTTCTCGTGCGGCGTCTACCTGCTCCTCGAACGCTCCCTGACCCGGATGCTGCTCGGGTTCCTGCTCCTCGGCAACGCGCTCAACCTGCTGCTCCTCACGATGTCCGGCGCCGCCGGTGACCCGCCGATCGGCGGGTCGGCCGAGGGCATCACCGACCCCCTCCCCCAGGCGTTCGCCCTGACCGCGATCGTGATCACCTTCGCCGTGAGCGCGTTCCTCCTCGCCCTCATCCACCGCTCGTGGCGGCTGTCCCGCGCCGACGAGGTCGAGGTCGACGAGGCGGACGTCGCGATCCGGCACCGCGAGGACCCGGCCGACGACGACCCGGAGCTCGCGGAAGAGGACGACCCCGCCACGCACCACGACCCGAAGGCCCCCGAGGACGCCGACGACCCGCACGGCACCCAGCCCGACACCGACCGAGAGCAGGCCCACCGGTGA
- a CDS encoding Na+/H+ antiporter subunit D, with product MTFLVPLLVLFPLLGAAVALGLLRHQQLQRAITVAVLVIAVAIAVTLMVLVDRHGTIVLQVGGWQAPYGISLVVDRLSALLLTVSSSVLLVVLLFSIGQGLADDDEDAPVTIFYPTYLVLAAGVLDSFIAGDLFNLYVAFEMLLVASYVLITVGGSVQRVRAGTTYIITSLISSSIFLAAIGLVYGATGTVNIAQISERVAELPEHVQLLLHTMLLIGFGIKAAVFPLAFWLPDSYPTAPAPVTAVFAGLLTKVGIYAIIRLETIIFPRPQLNTVLLVVAILTMVVGVLGAVSQTDVKRLLSFTLISHIGFMVMGIGLGSVVGTAAAVFYTVHHIVVQTTLFLVSGLMERVGGTTSTRSLGGLLTAAPLLAALYLVPAFNLGGIPPFSGFIGKLGLFRAAAEDGSPLAYATIAAGVVTSLLTLYALMRVWDAAFWRPKPAAEAAAPHASVAEAHEHLRAPEPAPVTVAEGSGDEQTGGASPVGAPPAVVRAPAGDGSVGTLDDPTRSDAHRHGDAPSSEHARATLPRMMVAVTTVAVLGSVALTVVAGPLYGYATRAAEALESPDRYVQAVLGGGLR from the coding sequence GTGACCTTCCTCGTCCCGCTCCTCGTCCTCTTCCCGCTGCTCGGTGCCGCCGTCGCCCTCGGGCTGCTCCGCCACCAGCAGCTCCAGCGCGCGATCACGGTCGCCGTGCTCGTCATCGCGGTGGCGATCGCCGTCACCCTCATGGTGCTCGTCGACCGGCACGGCACGATCGTTCTGCAGGTCGGCGGGTGGCAGGCGCCGTACGGCATCTCGCTCGTGGTCGACCGGTTGAGCGCCCTGCTCCTGACCGTGTCGAGCTCGGTGCTGCTCGTCGTCCTGCTGTTCTCGATCGGCCAGGGACTCGCGGACGACGACGAGGACGCGCCGGTCACGATCTTCTACCCGACGTACCTCGTCCTCGCCGCGGGCGTGCTCGACTCGTTCATCGCGGGCGACCTGTTCAACCTGTACGTCGCGTTCGAGATGCTCCTGGTGGCCAGCTACGTGCTCATCACCGTCGGCGGCAGCGTCCAGCGCGTCCGGGCGGGCACGACGTACATCATCACGAGCCTCATCTCGTCGTCGATCTTCCTCGCCGCCATCGGCCTGGTCTACGGCGCGACCGGCACCGTCAACATCGCGCAGATCAGCGAGCGGGTGGCCGAGCTGCCCGAGCACGTGCAGCTGCTGCTGCACACGATGCTGCTCATCGGCTTCGGCATCAAGGCCGCGGTCTTCCCGCTGGCGTTCTGGCTGCCGGACTCGTACCCGACCGCCCCCGCGCCGGTCACCGCGGTCTTCGCGGGCCTGCTGACCAAGGTGGGCATCTACGCGATCATCCGCCTCGAGACGATCATCTTCCCGAGGCCGCAGCTCAACACCGTGCTGCTCGTCGTGGCGATCCTGACGATGGTGGTCGGCGTGCTCGGCGCCGTGTCGCAGACCGACGTGAAACGCCTGCTGTCGTTCACGCTCATCAGCCACATCGGCTTCATGGTGATGGGAATCGGGCTCGGCTCCGTGGTCGGCACCGCGGCGGCGGTCTTCTACACGGTGCACCACATCGTCGTGCAGACCACCCTGTTCCTCGTCTCCGGGCTGATGGAGCGGGTCGGCGGGACGACGTCGACGCGTTCCCTCGGCGGCCTCCTGACGGCGGCCCCGCTGCTCGCCGCGCTCTACCTCGTGCCGGCCTTCAACCTCGGCGGCATCCCGCCCTTCTCCGGCTTCATCGGAAAGCTCGGGCTCTTCCGCGCCGCGGCCGAGGACGGCTCGCCCCTCGCCTATGCGACCATCGCCGCCGGGGTCGTGACGAGCCTCCTGACCCTGTACGCGCTCATGCGTGTCTGGGACGCCGCCTTCTGGCGGCCGAAGCCCGCGGCCGAGGCGGCGGCACCGCACGCCAGCGTCGCCGAGGCGCACGAGCACCTCCGCGCCCCGGAACCGGCGCCGGTCACCGTGGCCGAGGGCAGCGGTGACGAGCAGACGGGAGGCGCGTCCCCCGTGGGCGCACCGCCCGCGGTCGTGCGCGCCCCGGCCGGCGACGGCTCGGTCGGCACGCTCGACGACCCGACCAGGTCCGACGCGCACCGCCACGGCGACGCCCCGTCGTCCGAGCACGCCCGCGCGACGCTCCCGCGGATGATGGTCGCCGTGACGACCGTGGCCGTCCTCGGCTCGGTCGCCCTGACCGTCGTCGCCGGACCGCTCTACGGCTACGCCACCCGCGCCGCCGAGGCGCTCGAGTCGCCGGACCGCTACGTGCAGGCCGTGCTCGGGGGTGGATTGCGATGA
- a CDS encoding Na+/H+ antiporter subunit E, with the protein MTDDRRYTNARRLALAWRYDVPLVAGLTVLWALLWGNWTPLTLLCGIVVALLVTQLLPLPPIPLSARFSVLSVLRFVVVWAGYVVAASFRVAWAAVRPRGVRRSSIVLVQLHTTSEMTFTLSTIAISLVPGSYVIDEDLRRRRLLLHVLDTEREEQVEAARREAMTIEALVIRAIGSAQDVSELSEPLPQVTR; encoded by the coding sequence ATGACCGACGACCGCCGGTACACGAACGCCCGCCGGCTCGCGCTGGCCTGGCGCTACGACGTCCCGCTCGTCGCCGGGCTCACCGTGCTGTGGGCGCTGCTCTGGGGCAACTGGACGCCGCTGACCCTGCTGTGCGGGATCGTCGTCGCGCTGCTCGTCACCCAGCTGCTGCCCCTGCCGCCGATCCCCCTGTCCGCCCGCTTCTCGGTGCTCTCCGTCCTGCGCTTCGTCGTCGTCTGGGCCGGGTACGTCGTGGCCGCGTCGTTCCGGGTCGCCTGGGCCGCCGTCCGACCGCGGGGGGTCCGGCGGAGCTCGATCGTCCTCGTGCAGCTGCACACCACGTCGGAGATGACCTTCACGCTGTCCACCATCGCGATCTCGCTCGTCCCCGGGTCCTACGTCATCGACGAGGACCTGCGCCGCCGCCGCCTGCTGCTCCACGTGCTCGACACCGAGCGGGAGGAGCAGGTCGAGGCGGCCCGTCGCGAGGCGATGACCATCGAGGCGCTCGTCATCCGGGCGATCGGGTCGGCGCAGGACGTGTCCGAGCTGTCCGAGCCGCTGCCGCAGGTGACCCGGTGA
- the mnhG gene encoding monovalent cation/H(+) antiporter subunit G: MTEMTDLLQDFLDDAGIRAWIALALLLVGSALSLAAAIGIVRFPDPLVRLHAMSKPQVLGLACCLAAVVVAVWTWTAFWVVLPAMVFQLALVPVSTHMIARAGLRSGDYRHEDLLVDDTEG, encoded by the coding sequence ATGACCGAGATGACGGACCTGCTCCAGGACTTCCTGGACGACGCCGGGATCCGGGCGTGGATCGCCCTCGCGCTCCTGCTCGTCGGGTCGGCACTGTCGCTCGCCGCGGCGATCGGCATCGTCCGCTTCCCCGACCCCCTCGTCCGCCTGCACGCGATGTCGAAGCCGCAGGTGCTCGGGCTCGCCTGCTGTCTGGCGGCGGTCGTCGTGGCCGTGTGGACGTGGACCGCGTTCTGGGTGGTCCTGCCGGCGATGGTGTTCCAGCTGGCCCTGGTGCCGGTGTCGACGCACATGATCGCGCGCGCCGGCCTGCGCTCGGGCGACTACCGGCACGAGGACCTGCTCGTCGACGACACCGAGGGCTGA
- a CDS encoding MFS transporter, giving the protein MLQARSSGASLIALAGRSYFPIAFIARLPFAMMVVGVLTLVVAARDSVALGGVNSASVGIGSALFGPLVGAAADRYGQRAVLVPVGLANAVLLGALPFVVQSTAPDLAVLAMSFLIGASAPQVAPMSRTRLVAIIRNRMDPKRHERVLSGTMAYESAADETVFIVGPFLVGVLASAIAPWVAVAGASVLTFVFVTAFALHPTGRLSLGHASDPRPAPARELLRPRLVVVVVGILGIGFFFGSTLTSLTAFMADHGGSSRAGLLYGLMGIGSAGLALGSAAFPRAFRLGWRWLLFGVVLLASSVVFATADSVLAVGVVLAVMGIGIGPTLVTQYSLGSDRSPVGRSATTMTILGSAVIVGQSVASAVVGEVAERAGTPAAMAFPAVSAAVVVLAAVVNLVLSRRDAVR; this is encoded by the coding sequence ATGCTCCAAGCGCGTTCCTCCGGCGCTTCCCTGATCGCCCTCGCCGGTCGGTCCTACTTCCCCATCGCGTTCATCGCGCGGCTCCCCTTCGCGATGATGGTCGTCGGCGTCCTCACGCTGGTCGTCGCCGCCCGTGACTCGGTCGCCCTCGGCGGCGTCAACTCGGCCTCGGTCGGCATCGGGTCGGCGTTGTTCGGCCCGCTCGTCGGCGCCGCTGCCGACAGGTACGGCCAGCGCGCCGTGCTCGTGCCGGTCGGCCTGGCGAACGCCGTGCTCCTCGGAGCGCTGCCGTTCGTCGTGCAGAGCACCGCGCCGGACCTCGCCGTCCTGGCGATGTCGTTCCTCATCGGGGCGAGCGCACCGCAGGTCGCGCCGATGTCGCGGACCAGGCTCGTCGCGATCATCCGCAACCGGATGGACCCGAAGCGGCACGAGCGTGTCCTCAGCGGCACGATGGCGTACGAGTCCGCCGCCGACGAGACGGTGTTCATCGTCGGCCCGTTCCTGGTCGGCGTCCTCGCCAGTGCGATCGCGCCCTGGGTCGCGGTCGCCGGGGCCTCGGTGCTGACCTTCGTCTTCGTCACCGCGTTCGCCCTGCACCCCACCGGGCGGCTGTCCCTGGGGCACGCGTCCGATCCCCGGCCGGCACCGGCCCGGGAGCTCCTCCGGCCCCGCCTGGTCGTCGTGGTCGTCGGCATCCTCGGCATCGGGTTCTTCTTCGGGTCGACGCTGACCTCGCTGACCGCCTTCATGGCCGACCACGGCGGGTCCTCGCGGGCCGGCCTGCTCTACGGCCTGATGGGCATCGGCTCGGCGGGACTCGCGCTCGGCTCGGCGGCGTTCCCCCGGGCGTTCCGGCTCGGCTGGCGTTGGCTCCTGTTCGGCGTCGTGTTGCTCGCCTCGTCGGTCGTCTTCGCGACCGCGGACTCCGTGCTCGCGGTCGGGGTCGTCCTCGCGGTGATGGGCATCGGCATCGGTCCGACCCTCGTGACGCAGTACAGCCTGGGGTCGGACCGCTCGCCGGTGGGCCGCTCGGCGACGACGATGACGATCCTCGGGTCGGCGGTCATCGTCGGGCAGTCCGTCGCCTCCGCCGTGGTCGGCGAGGTCGCGGAGCGTGCCGGCACCCCCGCCGCGATGGCGTTCCCGGCGGTCTCGGCGGCCGTGGTCGTCCTGGCGGCGGTCGTGAACCTGGTCCTCTCCCGACGCGACGCGGTCCGCTGA